The following is a genomic window from Lepidochelys kempii isolate rLepKem1 chromosome 18, rLepKem1.hap2, whole genome shotgun sequence.
TGAATGCACAGAGGTTGCTATTCCTGTGTGTTAATGGACATTGAATCATCATAGTTGCTGTATATTATAATTCAgtgattaaattaaattaaatgaaagttTAACTCTGGGAGAAGTAATTTGTCATGTTGTTGTTAATACAATCAGGGATGAATCCAAAAGTCTGCATGTCACATTTTTCCAGGATCTTTAGGGAGCAAATTGTTTCAAACAATTAGATGTACCATCATGAATTATTGAGTCAAACCGTGATGCTACTATTGCAGTTGAAATTCAACTGTACAGTATATTACTTGTTTACCTGCCAGTGGGATTAAATCTGAATTCCTTATTTCATCTTGTTAGAATTAAGACTTCAGCATAGCTGCAGTGAGACTAGACGTGCAAATTAATTGCTCATTATATTTTCCTCAATACTGCTTGGACAAACTTACCTCATTTTTTTCAGAAGAGGAGAAAATGtcttgaaaatattttccagaaaGTATTGAAGAAACTAAACTTGAAAAGATGTGAACAATAGCTTAACATTTCTCTTGAAGACTGTCATATAAGTTGAGGAGACTACATGTGATACTGCAAACTGCAGCAGACACTTCTGACCTGCTGAAAGGGAAAGGAGCTTTTCAGCTGTGTCTACTATATACATGATGATAAATGGGGGTTGTTCAAAAGTGCCATTATTTCAGAAGAACAGGTGCTTCTCTGGGATCTAGAGTGAGAACAGGCCATTCATTGTGAATATAGTAAAGGCAGGTACTACTGGAATATGTTCTAGGGAGTACATGAGCCCATGGctaaaattttaatattttataaaaagacACTTTACAGATTACTATTGATTATTCAAATGCTGTAAAAGTTTTGAGATATGTTAAATATATTTGCTACAGATATTGTTCACTTGAGATTACCTTATTTCCTATAGAGTTGTTTTTGACATGGAGCATATTGAAGTGCAAAGCACATTGTTTAAAATTGGTGCTGTTTTAGTTTTGCACTTTCATgtgtgttcattttctgcttcttGCACCTTTCATAAAATCCAGTAGCACAGGCTGCTGTTCAGCAGTTCTGTTGGCAAATAAGAACGTGTCCCTTGTAGGAAATGCCCTGGTAGTGTTCTGAACCTTCCTTTGCGTTTGTACCATGTGTTAATTTCAAGCTCTTTTTATAAACCTACTTGTAGATATATGCATTATGCCCTTCATATTTCAAGTTAAATAAAATAGaagtttttaaaatggaagttagCCAAAAGAGGCTCACAGCTGAACTCCTTGGCCACTTGTTTCTTTCACTGGCTCTGGTTTTCATTCTTTTCTACAGCACCAGAATTGACTAACTAAATGCCCCACATACTAGCCTTTAATTTACTGGCAGAATACTTATGTCACAAAGTAATTTCTACAAATGTTTATTCTTAGAAACACTTTCTACTAGAATCTGCCCCCTAAACTGTCAAGCCCTGTTGAGTCAATTTACTAGCTGAGGATGTGCCCCAAGGACTTTATATTTCAGTTCAATGGAATTTTATATGGAGCTTAAATGCTCAGCATAACACAGAGGACACAAATCAGGTGTGAGAAGTAAATGTCATTAAATCAATCATACGTGGAGAAGAGTTATATGTGAGCACAAAAGATTCTCTCACCAatcgaagttggtccaataagagatattaccccACATGCCTAGTCTCCAAAAATCAATCAATAAACAGCTTGGAAAAAGTACTGTAGTGTGTGtgcaggaaaggaaaggaaaggaaaaggaaaagggaatAAGAATTTCAAGTACCTGAAGATATGCATAGAGTTCTGTGTGTCCAAGAGTGAAACTCCAACTGTTGGGGTGCAAGTGTTTTCAGGGAAAACACCACTGCTGAGGTTCTAGATTAGAAACTGATCACAGTGTAATCTGTGACATTCCGAACTTCTTACAAGAGCCACACATTCATTTATAAATAGGGTGGTAGTTTTTTTCCACTCCTTGGTCATTACATCTTAAAACTTGCAAATATGACTTTTGTTTGTCAACACATTAATTGAGAGGAGAAAAAATATaggaaaagttttatttttttaaaaaaatcttatttaaatatatgtaaatatgTAACTTTTCAGGCAAGGCTTCAGTTCCAGACTCTTCTTTTCGTACATTTTGCTTTGTAATCAATTATATATACATTTAATCAAAACCAGCGAGTGTGGGTTTGGTGAAAAATTACTGCTACATAAGGCTTCTCTTGCATGGAGGGAGTGACTGGGCTCTCATTCATCTGCCAGAAGGAATGTATCTTgcctagtttaaaaaacaaacccaccaaaACCAGTCTTTACATGACATGTTGATTTAGTTGACTTTCATTATATTTTTGAATAAcatttaatgaaaaaatataatATACATTTATGGTGCTGTAAAAGGGTACAATTATCACTGCCAATGCCATGACTCAAACATACACATTCTTATTCAAATTAAAAGCAACAGTGACTGATCAAGGCAGATACACTTTCTGccacaaaaatatttccaacGTCATAGTTCTACCTATGAAATTAGCAACATAGTAAGTTATATTTTACATGTACTGTACCTGCAATATATGTACTGTATTTAACATATCCAAAAATCAGAGGGTAATATTCTAAGATCAAAAGGATGAAGCAGTTCAGTTGCACTACTCACAGATCAAATTAATATCCTGTCACAGTGTAtcccaggggcgggcaaactttttggcctaagggccacatctgggtatggaaattgtatagtgggccatgaatgctcacaaatttgggggttggggtatgggagggggtgagggctctggctcggGGTCTGTAGTGGGTCCAGCAATGAGTTCAGTATGTgggatggggctgtggggggcgggctctggggtgaggctgggaccaaggggttcggaggacaggagggagatcagggctggggcagagggttggggcgtgggagggtgacaggggtacaggctccaggtggcacttacctcaaacagctcccagaagcagcggcatgtcctccctccagcttctACACGGATGTGCAGCTagacagctctgcacactgccccctccGCAGGTGCCACCCGTGGCCGtaattcccggccaatgggagctgcgggggcagtacttggggtgggggcagcatgcggagtcTCTTGGCttcccctatgtgtaggagctggaagggggacatgctgctgcttctaggagccgcgcggagcagggcaagccacGGACTGGGGCAAgtcctggaccctgctccccggcaggagttcaagggctggatgcagcccctgggccgtagtttgtcccccccccccgccggtgTATCCACGCCACCTACAAAGCCAATCAATATAACAGCTATTTGGAAAGCACAGAAAAGGTGTTCTGAGACATTTGACAACCCTGACTTACCATATTCCTTTTAACTTCTAACTAAACTGGAATAGGAAAGCATTCTGTAGGGCAGGATATAGAAATTCATTCCCAGGGCGTGAGGGCTTCTGGGAGTTGAAATAGTATCAGTCTAGATTTTTATACCACACCCATCAGTGTGATAGCTGAGCACAAATTAGGAGGGTCTACAGTTCCAGACATGAAATGTATTGGAAAGAGCAAAGTTGTGGAAGCTTGTACACTGGCTGCCTGCACTGTACCTAGCTGTAGTCAGTGTTTAGTCTGTAACTTCAGGAACATTATTCTCACTCCCAAACTTTAATAAGTAAGCTATAGCATAGACATCTACTAGAGGTAACAGAAGAGCAGTTTGGCTTGTGGTTCCTGTATTATTGATGCTTTTTAGTCTCTAGAGCAAATCATAATATTTTAGAAATAATATTCTCAGCATATGAAAAAAAGTTAGCAAgtttgctttcattttaaagatgCTGCCCAGAGAGTTTCATTAGAATTAGAGATGTTGGCAagggctaatttttaaaaaggtgtgtggctttgtttgtttttttagtttttttttttttaaatataaagaccAACTCTTCTGTCTGTAGGACAGTGATGTACTGAGAAAGACCTGCTTCATCCACCACCGACTGCATTGTTCAGTCCATAAGTTTTAAAATTCACTTAACCTgcttctgcttcccctccccccccccttacccccATTATGTAACCAGGCTCCTGTCCTGTGCTCTGAAAGGAAACCACAATTGGCTTCCTTAGAAAGTCCAGTTTCTAATTCACCAAGGAATCCTTGAATAGTTTGGATTTGCTACAGTCATCACAGTCTCCTTGTTCTTCCTCTGGAAAGCGGCAGCTGCAGGCATCCTCCTCCTGAGTCGATTGCTCAGGTGTTACATTCACTAAACAGAAAGAGATGATTAACTTGAATTGCACTTTTTAATCACTCATATTTCATTTTCCCTCAGCAGGGACTGCATGGTGTTAACAAGTTCTTCAGAATTATTCAGTTATTTGCCCTGAAATTGCCTTTTTCTCCAAAGAGATTTCCTGGTAAGTTAGTCtattgtgctttgctttctccaaTGCACAGGAGGCTCTCATTGAGGTGAGGAGAGCTGGCGGCATGGAATCTCCAGACTTCAGAGAACAATATTGCTTTCCCCTGTAGATTGAAATACCACTATTGGCACCAAATGTGTGGATTTATTCTAATCCATATATGAAACCCTATCAGTTCAAGGGTTGATTTTACTCATAATTTCTTTAATGAAATTTCTACTAATGGAAATAACCAGCAAAGatttaaatatacacacacagtcaACTGGTGTTTGACTACAACAGAACATGTACATGCTTAATTCTACTTTTCCTACCCAGCCCATGAACGTCTCATGGTTGAAATATTGGATTTTATTTTCAGCTGATACTtcaaagtgtgtgtgtacacgtacACATATACACTATATATATGTTTAGTTTAGTGCCAACATGGTAACAGTGTACCCAGGTTCTccactccaaagagcttacaatttgaATGGAcagaaaatataaacattttcaggACCAGCTTCAGAAACCCATGTGTGTCTGTATGTCCTCCTCCCAACCttttgcccagtggttagggcacctgACAGACCACTTTGCATCATGAAGAGAGAAGATTCTAGTTTTCATAGCCTGCCTCCCAAGTGAGTGCCTTAATCACCAGGCTATAAAGTCATTTTCACTTtctctttggcccaatgaatatttaagtagtTAATACgtagtggaacaacttcaacaggagagattgagagcaaCACACAGAATAGCCTATAGCCTGGTGCTTCAGATGCTCATTTGGAAGGGAGGAGATGTGAGTCTGAGTCATTGCTCCACAGTGTGGATTCAAATGTGGTTCTCCTCCATCCCAGGCAAGTGCACTAAATCACTGGGATAAAGGTTAAAAGGGGACAAACATGGATGGACACACACGATTTTCTGACTGAAATGAAACAGATGATCCAAAATAGACTCTTTCAATTTGCATACAAATTCTGAACATTTTCTGAACTGAACCACTTTTTTTGCTGATTTTTAATTTGCTGGCTGACTCCAAAAAATAAATTACTCACCCAGCTCCAGTCACTCCCAAATCCCAAAGGGCCCCGGGAGACCTCCTTTGTAACATTTCTAAAGCCAATTTCTTCCCAAtagcctgcttttttttttttttttaaataaaaatctaaaacCTGGTTTTCTTTTCACAGTGTAGTGACTTTCAAAGAACACATTTAAGTTCAACTATGCTGCTACTCAGGAAACTCTTAAACCTGGATTCTTGCCTGCTTGCCCACACTAGGAAAAGGAAGATTGTAGGTAGCATGTCTTACTTTTCTTGAACATAGCAGGTAGTTTCTTTTTGTCGCAGATGTTGAGGCACACATACAAAGGTAGCAGAAACATTATGCACACTACCACAGCCCCAGTAACAGCGATGCCGATGGTGACCACCTGAAGATCCTTCCCTAAGAAGCAAAAACATTTCTTAAAAATGATTGCAGAGCAAAGCTCCCCTGCAATGGAAGCAGCTGGATTATTTGTCCCTGAACAACTAGagctacttttctttttgcttcttctGCTTAGAGTTGTTGCTGCTATACCAATCTGTGAGACTGGAGACAAATAAAAGGACCCTTAAGTTCAGTTATAAGCATGAGAGCTATAGTTTAGCTAATTCCAAGACAAGTTGTAACTATTTCACTCTAGTGGGGAATTATTATGCAATAACTCACCTTGTACATGGATAGGGACTATGATGGAAATGGTGGCTGGAGTCATAGTTTCTGAAGCTTGTCCGCAAACCACATCACTCCTATTAGTCCCATTCACCAGGACCTTATCTGGAAGGCATCTTAaatacgtttaaaaaaaaaaagaatgtatgaAAATGAATTAAACGCAGACCTCAAAGCTATaatcacttatttttttttaaaaaaaatatgtacttACTTTGTCCATTGTCTgcagggaccattggtctgattgTTAAATGTCCCATTGGGACACTTTTGGCAACCTTTGACAAATACAAATGTTACCATTTATATAAATTGACGTTTAAAATGGTACAAGAGACATTATTGTACAGCTGAGCAAAAATAATGTTGCATTTATATATCAATTTTCATCATCAATGGCTTGTATAAACAAAAATGTGAGGATAGGTAAAGTTCTTATATTAACTAAAGTAAATATTTTCATAAGTGGCTTTCATTGTAAACAAGTTGATTGAGGTCCCTGAACTGAAAGAACTAACAGAACTAATTCTGTTAATGTATTTCAAGATACTGAAGAGTCAACTAGCATCCTATGAACTGTGCCCCAAGGCCAGAATGTCTCTATTCTTGCTATTCCAGAGTTCTGCAAGTATCTTTTCTTTGTCACTCGTATTCTAAAGGACCAAGGCCTATGTTtctggccctaccaaattcacagccatgaaaaatgcgtcatgaaccgtgaaatctggtctcccaccatgaaatctggtcttttgtgtacttttaccctatactatacagatttcacaggggagaccagcctttctcaaactgggggtcgtaaCCTAAAAGGGAGTTGAGGgttgtcacaaggttattttagggaggtcATGGTATTACCAccttcacttctgtgctgccttgaGAGTGGCAcctgttggctgggcacccagctctgaaggtagtgcacctgccagcagcagtacagaagtaagggtggcaatgccataccgtgccatccttacttctgcgctgctgttggcAGCGGCTGTGCCTTCAGTGCTaagctcccggccagcagctgccactctccagcagcagcacataCCCTcaaccctacaataaccttgcgatgacccgcccccatacacacacgcCCCCCTCCATttttggtcaggacccctacagttacaacactctgaaatttcagatttaaatagctgaaatcatgaaatttatgatttttaaaatcctatgaccatgaaattgaccaaaatggactgtgaatttggtagggccctacctatgttAATGGAGTTTTACTGAGCTAATGGACCAGCAAATAATACAATAAGGCCTCAATTCTGCAAACAGTCACATGGTCTTTTCTACTATTATTAGCACCTAAGAGTTTTGCATAAAGTAATGGGACAAAGGCAGCCTTACCTTCTTCAAGAGGCTCTTCACCTACTCCACAGTTTTCTACACATTTAGAACAGTCTTTTCCAAAACAGCGATGCCCATCGTTACATGCACATTCTGCATCCACTGTTGGAGAACACTCCCTTTTATATTTGAATTTTCCTGTAGAGCAAAAACAGATATCCCATATTGGCACTCACTCCTCAAAGCATCTGGGTCAGAAACAAGCCCATCCTAGTAAAACATCATAATAGGGAGCTGTGATGAGTAGAGGGACCTCCTGCCTATTTGCTTCAGAGGATTCAAGCTGAGAGTGCAGGCCAGAAAAGTGCAATGGATGCACCAAACTGATTTTCACTTtggcaattgattttttttttaaagttaactttttttccccctttttggtAATACAGGGGTATCCAAACTGGGCCCAGCTGAGGGCCTTATTACAAAGCCCTTGTGACAGCTAGGTACCAATTTTTTGCTTACATACTTAATATAGTCACAAAAATACAGCCATGCACTTCTGACTCACACACAAAACAGGAGCTGGAGTATGTTGGCATATCTACCTTTCCACAATTTTATTTCCAAGTGAACCTTtgcatgggggaggaggtggtagCAGAAGGGACACCATACATAGATATACTGTTTAAAAGGCCCATGGATCCAGACATTATTAATCATGTACCAAGAGTGCGCTTAGCCTAGCTTCCAAGGCTAAACAATTCCATTTACAGCTCAATGTCTGTGTACGCTACACCCTGCTATGCTCAAACATCTACTagaacagggatgggcaaactatggcctgtgggccgcatctggcccaccggccattttaatctggccctcaagctcctgctggagagtggagtctggggcttgccccactccggcactccagctggggctcaggggccACTCCACACAGCacccagaagcagtgacatgtcctccctccagctcctacacgtaggggcagccaaggggctctgctccacaggctgcccctgccccaagcgccgccccgcagctcccattggccaggaaccgtggccaatgggagttgcaggggcagcacctggagatggggcagcacacAGCAGAGCCGCCTGAACGCACCTGTGTGTAGGAGGCGGAgaaggaacatgctgctgcttctgggagctgcttgaggcaagcatcgcctggagcctgcacccccccccccccgccccaaccccctgccctgatcccccttccgcCCCCCAAAGCGctcagtcccagtccagagcaccctcttacaccccaaacccctcatccccagagccctcaccccacaccctgaactcctcattgctggccccaccctggagccagcatccccagctggagcccacaccccaacctcagTTTCCTGAGCATTCCCTGCCCGCCATTCAATTTCCACAGGCAGAGGCGGCCCTCTGGCCAAGACGTTTGCCCGCCCCTGTGCTGGATGGACCTGTGGGGGCAGCAGGTTAGGGAGCCGGGCTACAGGAAAGGCAGTACTGTACCTTCACAGCGGCGGCATCTGCTGCACGCCCCCAGTGCACTGGCCGTGGCGGAGAAAGTGCCCGCGGGGCAGGCGCGACACGCGTCCGGGCTCTGCCCACAGTCCGCACAGCTGAGGAACGTGCCTGCGAAGGAGCCGGAGAGATTGGCTGGCTCCAGCCGTGATACCCGCGGCGCTGCTGCGCGCCCAGGGCCGGCCCCAGCGGCCGGCCCGCCGCGCCCCGCCGCCCTCCCTGCGCCCCAGGGCACTTACCGGGCGGGCAGCGCTGGGGCAGCGCGGGTGTCGCTGCGGCCGGACCCAGGCTCAGCGCCAGGCCCAGCGCCAGCAGCGCCGCCGTCACCAGAGGAGCGTGGCCGCGGCCCATGGGCGCTGCGGAGAGAGGCGGCTGCGGGGCTGCGCGTCTCGCTGCGTCTGAAAGGCAACACACCGGCCTGAGCCGCCGCTGGGGAGCGCCAGAGCCAGGCCGGCCCCGgccgcggccccggccccggcccggccgccCGGGAGACCCCCTGAGGGGAGTCCCTGGGGAGAAGCCCCGGGGAGAGCCCCGGCGAGCGCCGAGCCGCCCGGCCACCCCTGAGGGGAGCCCGCCGCGCAGACCAGGCGCCTCATGCCCCCTCCGGGCCACGGCCACGGCCTTACCTGCGGAGCTGGCGACTCCTTCC
Proteins encoded in this region:
- the TNFRSF9 gene encoding tumor necrosis factor receptor superfamily member 9: MGTRRRRDGSAPPRPAIRKGKNTGAEAGSSENPLGRPDFYACRSDRKGERSALGSAGGRRRAALSSGDARERGAVGCLARPSLGRGERRAREWAGATPASRSQGRVGVSREPPPPAGDSAPRGRSHKGRSEPGAGRVREALGREGVASSADAARRAAPQPPLSAAPMGRGHAPLVTAALLALGLALSLGPAAATPALPQRCPPGTFLSCADCGQSPDACRACPAGTFSATASALGACSRCRRCEGKFKYKRECSPTVDAECACNDGHRCFGKDCSKCVENCGVGEEPLEEGCQKCPNGTFNNQTNGPCRQWTKCLPDKVLVNGTNRSDVVCGQASETMTPATISIIVPIHVQGKDLQVVTIGIAVTGAVVVCIMFLLPLYVCLNICDKKKLPAMFKKMNVTPEQSTQEEDACSCRFPEEEQGDCDDCSKSKLFKDSLVN